In Porites lutea chromosome 1, jaPorLute2.1, whole genome shotgun sequence, a single genomic region encodes these proteins:
- the LOC140934570 gene encoding uncharacterized protein, translated as MIRQPSSVIIAGPSGSGKSELVEQWLRDLNVFQVKPKKIVYAYDRWQPRFERMQKKEGIQFHRGLPDPRHLTQWFGRTRGGVLVLDDLMEEGGQDKRVLDLFTKDSHHRNITVLYLTQDLFPPGKFAKTINRNAHYIVAFKNPRDQTGIRTILLQAFPDRWRQVLRLFKRITSRPFGYLMLDVHPASDDRYRLWSHLTRREGKAQVHTLPVDVPAVRKRTATRTRPGPSAKRRRTTT; from the coding sequence ATGATCCGACAGCCCAGTAGTGTGATTATCGCGGGTCCGTCGGGCAGTGGCAAGAGCGAGTTAGTGGAACAATGGTTACGGGACCTCAACGTGTTTCAAGTTAAACCCAAGAAGATCGTCTACGCGTACGACCGATGGCAACCCCGGTTTGAGCGTATGCAAAAGAAAGAGGGAATTCAATTTCATCGCGGGTTACCGGACCCCCGTCATTTAACCCAATGGTTTGGTCGGACGCGTGGTGGCGTGCTGGTCTTGGACGATCTGATGGAAGAAGGGGGACAGgacaaacgcgtgttggatTTGTTCACCAAAGATTCCCATCATCGCAACATTACCGTGTTGTATTTGACGCAAGATTTATTCCCACCGGGTAAATTTGCCAAGACCATTAATCGCAACGCGCATTACATTGTGGCCTTCAAGAACCCTCGGGATCAAACGGGCATACGCACTATTTTACTGCAAGCCTTTCCCGACCGATGGCGTCAAGTCTTGCGCCTATTTAAACGCATCACGTCCCGTCCCTTTGGCTATTTGATGTTGGATGTGCATCCGGCGTCGGATGATCGATACCGCTTGTGGAGTCATTTAACGCGCCGAGAAGGCAAGGCGCAAGTCCATACCCTGCCCGTGGATGTCCCTGCCGTTCGAAAACGAACTGCAACGAGAACTCGCCCGGGTCCGTCGGcaaagagaaggcggacaacaaCGTGA